From a single Stomoxys calcitrans chromosome 4, idStoCalc2.1, whole genome shotgun sequence genomic region:
- the LOC106083857 gene encoding zinc finger protein 181, whose protein sequence is MEDDLDTVSYISCGEILVAHSLSNKEEYFLKCNNCDEGFSLLEDFITHHQYYHSDVKSELDEDDMGNIPQIEIYDGDIIKVDKEEDIVHEKVEYLDDQDSEFGEQDVDYKPDACQIKEQCKEEDIEICEDNIGEVSDDEKFDFEHSEYQDDVHKESDEEKNEPQEDDIDTAADDDEDPLDEPMLHDGEDDKADDGLDDGEDNTSQTYALDDNAGYSDSDGEFEPPEDSKSRQFVSEFLKSERNFIAFVAAYKNQPRLWNHKIYSKKFKSKKERDSFLQKVANEIKSRLNIHMTCDNVSGIIKRIRQDYREKLKRSRPEDHDHKAPRTTNSRLSFLDPFIDYYSIVKLDTHRGYLKNDQILDILCIYKRYPALWNSTLMEYVCTNKRTEALKQMTEAIRTEVGIEVNESALKKYLMGVHSHYSKEKQNHMLKKGGTKSIYFPHMRFLHEHVGPFCCSKCGRKHRNPLQFKVHQYHNHGGPPPLKCAECNKEYEQLEPYVAHIRRHMNDLSDKCKVCGKMFMRAADVRIHMRTHTGAKPYFCEICGSSFTMPSSLKEHKRRHDKLYKVFCEVCSRGFYSNDKLVAHMGTHSDERNFACNTCGKAFKTKKTLRAHIHTHEEGRNYPCPQCGKMYKNRIGVSQHLRTHRSTAITKSNPFLSN, encoded by the exons ATGGAAGACGATTTAGACACTGTAAGCTACATTAGTTGTGGCGAGATCTTGGTAGCCCACTCTTTAAGTAACAAGGAggaatattttctaaaatgcAACAATTGCGATGAAGGATTTTCACTGTTAGAAGATTTCATTACGCATCATCAGTATTATCATAGCGATGTCAAATCTGAACTCGACGAAGATGATATGGGAAATATTCCCCAAATTGAGATTTACGATGGAGACATTATAAAGGTGGATAAAGAAGAGGATATAGTTCATGAAAAGGTAGAATATCTAGACGACCAAGACAGCGAGTTCGGCGAACAAGATGTGGATTATAAACCAGATGCCTGTCAGATTAAGGAACAATGCAAAGAGGAAGACATCGAGATTTGTGAAGATAATATAGGCGAAGTAAGTGATGATGAAAAGTTCGATTTCGAACACAGTGAATATCAAGATGATGTCCACAAAGAAAGCgatgaagaaaaaaatgaaCCACAGGAGGACGACATTGATACTGCCGCTGATGACGATGAG GATCCATTAGACGAACCTATGCTGCATGATGGTGAAGATGACAAAGCCGATGATGGTCTTGATGATGGCGAAGATAACACAAGTCAAACTTACGCGCTCGATGACAACGCTGGATATTCGGATTCTGATGGAGAG tttgaaccaCCTGAAGATAGCAAATCAAGACAGTTTGTTAGCGAGTTTCTAAAATCGGAGCGAAACTTTATAGCATTTGTGGCTGCCTACAAAAACCAACCTCGTTTGTGGAATCATAAAATCTactccaaaaaatttaaatccaaaAAGGAACGCGATAGTTTTCTACAAAAAGTTGCCAATGAAATCAAAAGCCGTCTCAACATACATATGACATGCGACAATGTTTCTGGCATAATAAAGCGCATACGGCAAGATTATAGAGAAAAACTTAAACGCTCTAGACCAGAAGATCATGACCATAAAGCCCCAAGGACCACTAATTCAAGGCTTAGTTTCCTTGATCCATTCATTGATTACTATTCTATCGTTAAACTAGACACTCATCGCGGTTATTTGAAGAACGATCAAATTTTGGACattctttgtatatataaaAGATACCCCGCACTTTGGAACTCAACATTAATGGAATATGTTTGCACAAACAAAAGAACGGAAGCCTTGAAGCAAATGACTGAAGCCATACGAACGGAAGTTGGAATAGAAGTTAATGAAAGTGCTTTAAAGAAGTACCTTATGGGTGTGCACAGTCACTActccaaagaaaaacaaaatcatatGCTTAAAAAGGGCGGCAcgaaaagtatatattttcctcATATGAGATTTCTTCATGAACACGTAGGACCTTTTTGCTGTTCCAAGTGTGGGCGAAAACATAGGAACCCCTTACAATTCAAAGTTCATCAATATCACAATCACGGTGGACCCCCACCCTTGAAATGTGCGGAATGTAATAAAGAATATGAACAGTTGGAACCTTACGTTGCTCATATTAGAAGACATATGAATGACCTGAGTGATAAATGTAAGGTTTGCGGGAAAATGTTTATGAGAGCTGCAGATGTACGAATTCATATGCGTACTCACACCGGTGCTAAACCTTATTTCTGTGAAATATGTGGTTCTTCATTTACCATGCCCTCGTCTCTCAAGGAACATAAAAGACGCCACGACAAATTGTATAAAGTGTTTTGTGAGGTATGTTCCAGAGGTTTTTATAGCAATGACAAATTAGTTGCCCACATGGGCACACATTCCGATGagcgaaattttgcttgtaatACTTGTGGAAAGGCTTTCAAGACCAAGAAAACTCTGAGAgctcatatacacacacacgaaGAGGGTCGAAACTATCCATGTCCACAGTGTGGTAAAATGTATAAGAATAGAATAGGCGTTTCTCAGCATCTGAGAACACACCGAAGCACAGCCATTACAAAATCCAATCCATTCTTAAGTAATTGA
- the LOC131993997 gene encoding zinc finger protein 267-like isoform X2, translating into MCHETKFNIQCLFEVHTAVSYKHNFVNKLTEPTTSYKAMDYNLDLRNCGKILRTPTQYLLRCGDCNEDFYIFGDFITHHSKLHCLQDKDVDSPDEDDAEDYLDECEIEYCSELNDIPEHDADEMIGTQSRHRMKQQCTKDIFQEIADGESIHDEEFVNIEPMPFMEDEKAKENDSAEYFESDEDGFKDEDIKCRKFVSEFLDSEENYLAFIDAYENQPRLWNYKLYPVLCTKQDRAVYFAEIAEEIHNRLNIQMSEDYVRAIIYRIRTKYREKSKKLADRKEREGGSPKLATVPTWYFQKLQFLEPFLSKESIFKLDPKLPNMTQEQVIELIHMYEMFPNLWNTNLLENVCKNKRDESLKQLAAVIHSETGLEAKMLRRKVDSQINSSIYYKEMFFLYDHVGPFKCPQCPSKYRGPLLLKVHKTQKHNGDRLSCPQCGKQYEQLEPYITHARRHMNDLNVECPQCDKMFLRKADMRIHLRTHTGDRPYSCEICGATFSNPTAIREHRERHIKEIKFHCPVCFKGFYSKKNLKKHSISHTDVRNYPCKICGKSFKTRKTMKNHETTHEEGRNYPCPMCGNMYKNTIGVSQHMRTAHRDVAGTKFNPFID; encoded by the exons ATGTGCCatgaaaccaaatttaatatccaatgcCTGTTTGAGGTGCATACAGCTGTTTCCTATAAACACAATTTTGTAAACAAACTCACTGAAC CAACAACCTCTTATAAAGCCATGGACTACAATTTGGACCTGAGAAATTGTGGAAAAATATTAAGAACTCCAACCCAATATCTTCTGCGATGTGGCGATTGCAATGAAGATTTCTATATCTTTGGGGACTTTATAACACATCATTCCAAGCTCCATTGTTTGCAGGATAAGGACGTTGATAGTCCAGACGAAGATGATGCCGAAGACTATTTGGATGAATGTGAGATCGAATACTGCAGTGAACTGAATGACATTCCTGAACATGATGCAGATGAAATGATTGGTACTCAAAGCCGTCATAGAATGAAACAACAATGCACCAAAGACATTTTTCAAGAAATTGCCGACGGCGAAAGCATTCATGACGag GAGTTCGTGAATATTGAGCCCATGCCTTTTATGGAAGATGAAAAAGCCAAGGAGAACGATAGTGCTGAATATTTTGAATCTGATGAAGATGGG ttcaAAGACGAGGACATTAAATGCAGAAAATTCGTTTCCGAATTTCTAGATTCCGAAGAAAACTATCTTGCTTTTATAGACGCCTATGAAAATCAACCCCGCTTATGGAACTATAAACTCTATCCCGTTTTATGTACAAAACAAGATCGAGCTGtatatttcgccgaaattgcaGAAGAAATACATAATCGACTGAATATACAAATGTCGGAAGATTACGTTCGTGCTATAATTTATCGTATTCGAACTAAGTACCgggaaaaatcgaaaaaattagcAGACCGCAAAGAACGAGAAGGAGGGAGTCCAAAGTTAGCAACCGTACCTACATggtattttcaaaaattgcaatttttagaGCCCTTCCTAAGCAAGGAGTCAATCTTTAAATTGGATCCAAAACTTCCAAATATGACACAGGAGCAAGTGATAGAATTAATTCATATGTACGAAATGTTTCCGAATTTATGGAACACAAACCTATTGGAGAATGTTTGCAAAAATAAACGAGATGAATCTTTAAAGCAGCTGGCGGCTGTGATACATTCAGAGACTGGTTTAGAG GCTAAAATGTTGCGAAGAAAAGTGGACTCACAAATCAATTCATCTATTTACTATAAGGAAATGTTCTTCCTGTATGACCACGTGGGACCATTTAAATGTCCTCAATGCCCTAGTAAATATCGAGGCCCACTGCTATTAAAAGTGCATAAAACACAAAAGCATAACGGTGATCGTTTGTCATGTCCCCAATGTGGCAAGCAATATGAGCAGTTGGAACCGTATATAACGCATGCCAGGCGGCACATGAACGACTTGAATGTGGAATGTCCTCAATgtgataaaatgtttttaagaAAAGCAGATATGAGAATACATTTGCGAACCCACACCGGAGATCGGCCTTATTCCTGTGAAATATGTGGTGCTACATTTTCGAATCCGACTGCTATACGAGAGCATAGAGAGAGACAtatcaaagaaataaaattccaTTGTCCGGTTTGTTTTAAAGGCTTTTACAGTAAAAAGAATTTGAAGAAACACTCTATTTCGCATACAGATGTAAGGAATTATCCTTGCAAAATTTGCGGTAAATCCTTTAAAACTAGAAAAACTATGAAAAATCATGAAACTACTCACGAAGAAGGTCGTAATTATCCATGTCCAATGTGCGGTAACATGTATAAGAATACAATAGGTGTATCTCAACATATGAGAACAGCACATCGTGACGTTGCAGGAACTAAATTTAATCCGTTTATTGATTAG
- the LOC131993997 gene encoding zinc finger protein 836-like isoform X1: MCHETKFNIQCLFEVHTAVSYKHNFVNKLTEPTTSYKAMDYNLDLRNCGKILRTPTQYLLRCGDCNEDFYIFGDFITHHSKLHCLQDKDVDSPDEDDAEDYLDECEIEYCSELNDIPEHDADEMIGTQSRHRMKQQCTKDIFQEIADGESIHDEEFVNIEPMPFMEDEKAKENDSAEYFESDEDGFKDEDIKCRKFVSEFLDSEENYLAFIDAYENQPRLWNYKLYPVLCTKQDRAVYFAEIAEEIHNRLNIQMSEDYVRAIIYRIRTKYREKSKKLADRKEREGGSPKLATVPTWYFQKLQFLEPFLSKESIFKLDPKLPNMTQEQVIELIHMYEMFPNLWNTNLLENVCKNKRDESLKQLAAVIHSETGLEVSEFSLQRYLNELQKCFYNEKAKMLRRKVDSQINSSIYYKEMFFLYDHVGPFKCPQCPSKYRGPLLLKVHKTQKHNGDRLSCPQCGKQYEQLEPYITHARRHMNDLNVECPQCDKMFLRKADMRIHLRTHTGDRPYSCEICGATFSNPTAIREHRERHIKEIKFHCPVCFKGFYSKKNLKKHSISHTDVRNYPCKICGKSFKTRKTMKNHETTHEEGRNYPCPMCGNMYKNTIGVSQHMRTAHRDVAGTKFNPFID; encoded by the exons ATGTGCCatgaaaccaaatttaatatccaatgcCTGTTTGAGGTGCATACAGCTGTTTCCTATAAACACAATTTTGTAAACAAACTCACTGAAC CAACAACCTCTTATAAAGCCATGGACTACAATTTGGACCTGAGAAATTGTGGAAAAATATTAAGAACTCCAACCCAATATCTTCTGCGATGTGGCGATTGCAATGAAGATTTCTATATCTTTGGGGACTTTATAACACATCATTCCAAGCTCCATTGTTTGCAGGATAAGGACGTTGATAGTCCAGACGAAGATGATGCCGAAGACTATTTGGATGAATGTGAGATCGAATACTGCAGTGAACTGAATGACATTCCTGAACATGATGCAGATGAAATGATTGGTACTCAAAGCCGTCATAGAATGAAACAACAATGCACCAAAGACATTTTTCAAGAAATTGCCGACGGCGAAAGCATTCATGACGag GAGTTCGTGAATATTGAGCCCATGCCTTTTATGGAAGATGAAAAAGCCAAGGAGAACGATAGTGCTGAATATTTTGAATCTGATGAAGATGGG ttcaAAGACGAGGACATTAAATGCAGAAAATTCGTTTCCGAATTTCTAGATTCCGAAGAAAACTATCTTGCTTTTATAGACGCCTATGAAAATCAACCCCGCTTATGGAACTATAAACTCTATCCCGTTTTATGTACAAAACAAGATCGAGCTGtatatttcgccgaaattgcaGAAGAAATACATAATCGACTGAATATACAAATGTCGGAAGATTACGTTCGTGCTATAATTTATCGTATTCGAACTAAGTACCgggaaaaatcgaaaaaattagcAGACCGCAAAGAACGAGAAGGAGGGAGTCCAAAGTTAGCAACCGTACCTACATggtattttcaaaaattgcaatttttagaGCCCTTCCTAAGCAAGGAGTCAATCTTTAAATTGGATCCAAAACTTCCAAATATGACACAGGAGCAAGTGATAGAATTAATTCATATGTACGAAATGTTTCCGAATTTATGGAACACAAACCTATTGGAGAATGTTTGCAAAAATAAACGAGATGAATCTTTAAAGCAGCTGGCGGCTGTGATACATTCAGAGACTGGTTTAGAGGTCAGTGAATTTTCTTTACAACGATACTTAAATGAATTACAAAAATGCTTCTACAACGAAAAGGCTAAAATGTTGCGAAGAAAAGTGGACTCACAAATCAATTCATCTATTTACTATAAGGAAATGTTCTTCCTGTATGACCACGTGGGACCATTTAAATGTCCTCAATGCCCTAGTAAATATCGAGGCCCACTGCTATTAAAAGTGCATAAAACACAAAAGCATAACGGTGATCGTTTGTCATGTCCCCAATGTGGCAAGCAATATGAGCAGTTGGAACCGTATATAACGCATGCCAGGCGGCACATGAACGACTTGAATGTGGAATGTCCTCAATgtgataaaatgtttttaagaAAAGCAGATATGAGAATACATTTGCGAACCCACACCGGAGATCGGCCTTATTCCTGTGAAATATGTGGTGCTACATTTTCGAATCCGACTGCTATACGAGAGCATAGAGAGAGACAtatcaaagaaataaaattccaTTGTCCGGTTTGTTTTAAAGGCTTTTACAGTAAAAAGAATTTGAAGAAACACTCTATTTCGCATACAGATGTAAGGAATTATCCTTGCAAAATTTGCGGTAAATCCTTTAAAACTAGAAAAACTATGAAAAATCATGAAACTACTCACGAAGAAGGTCGTAATTATCCATGTCCAATGTGCGGTAACATGTATAAGAATACAATAGGTGTATCTCAACATATGAGAACAGCACATCGTGACGTTGCAGGAACTAAATTTAATCCGTTTATTGATTAG
- the LOC106083102 gene encoding uncharacterized protein LOC106083102 yields MDYNIDLKDCGKILKNQTQYLLRCGDCNGDFYNFEDFVIHHSERHSLQDKNDERPGKDDDECEIKYSKQEHFIPQHNEEEVITMRTRQMTKQQCTEDVFKGIDDTKSNDDKEFLKIEPMMFVEVEQAKEDESDESDEDENEDDENEFKGEDIKCKKFVSEFLASEENYITFIEAYKKQPQLWNYKLYPVLCTQKDRAIYFIEIEKEIQERLNVQMSHEYVRATISSIRIRYREKSKKLAARKEKKGESSVLKSVPTWYFEKLQFLEPFLSKESIFKLDPELPDMTQEQVIKIIHMYKKLPNLWNTNLLEIYCKNKREECLKQLAKEIHAEVGLEVSEFSLQRYLNELQKSFYNEKAEVLRNKADPQTTQSVYYKEMAFLDDHVGPFKCSQCACKYRGPLQLKVHTFQKHNGKRLSCPECGKEYELLVPYITHARRHMNDMSVKCPQCDKMFLRQGYMKVHLRTHTGDRPYSCEICGASFSNATAIREHRERHSKEFQFFCPICSKGFYSKKNMKKHILIHSDVKKYPCNICGKAFRTRIAMRSHETSHEKGRKYPCPKCGNMYKNENSVAQHIRKSHRELVKTNPFINDHVEEAEMCHETKFNIQCLFEVHTAVSYKHNFVNKLTEPTTSYKAMDYNLDLRNCGKILRTPTQYLLRCGDCNEDFYIFGDFITHHSKLHCLQDKDVDSPDEDDAEDYLDECEIEYCSELNDIPEHDADEMIGTQSRHRMKQQCTKDIFQEIADGESIHDEEFVNIEPMPFMEDEKAKENDSAEYFESDEDGFKDEDIKCRKFVSEFLDSEENYLAFIDAYENQPRLWNYKLYPVLCTKQDRAVYFAEIAEEIHNRLNIQMSEDYVRAIIYRIRTKYREKSKKLADRKEREGGSPKLATVPTWYFQKLQFLEPFLSKESIFKLDPKLPNMTQEQVIELIHMYEMFPNLWNTNLLENVCKNKRDESLKQLAAVIHSETGLEVSEFSLQRYLNELQKCFYNEKAKMLRRKVDSQINSSIYYKEMFFLYDHVGPFKCPQCPSKYRGPLLLKVHKTQKHNGDRLSCPQCGKQYEQLEPYITHARRHMNDLNVECPQCDKMFLRKADMRIHLRTHTGDRPYSCEICGATFSNPTAIREHRERHIKEIKFHCPKIAMEKYADYLRCGEIYKSPSHSNKTPYILKCYQCADIFLLLESFIFHIEDYCNADQQNDAVTVVIDEQQEPKEDIENIEECDDASVMVKNEPIKDIEYEEIVMVEDSGNVSVTPEGGSSTDDADEGCEGFVVYEIVDISDAENDSKKPADNPVPSFVSKFMESRTNVIELIAMYKRFYLNSGSAISTGLKLEPHDLEKLTVNFNAKRRLNLTSSQIGAIIYHLHHEYSQYLKDTNDNKGSDTTSKPSWYFQFLNFLDTTKEKSLYEIEDYPTKLSKDIILKILDIYKDFPQLWDTELVEYCCNNKRREALEAMLEALKAKIALKLNLNSLKKYLQSIHSFYQKEKKNHMSGTEFTLPSSEISHKDMEFLSAHVGPFQCPYCDVEIKCPFSLKIHKFSSHGGCIPFNCSLCRKQFRTSNLYIYHAKWHMNDLTIECKLCNKKFINASELKTHMVSHNQQKSFKSLQPDLKSTNMSTTDVANKRFKTTPVKNTNSITLRGFHKCSECGIAFRMSKSLHNHMQLHRKM; encoded by the exons ATGGACTACAACATAGATTTAAAAGATtgtggcaaaatattaaaaaaccaaACACAATATCTTCTGAGATGTGGTGATTGTAATGGTGATTTCTATAACTTCGAGGATTTTGTAATTCATCACTCTGAGCGGCATTCGTTGCAAGATAAGAACGATGAAAGGCCAGGCAAAGACGATGACGAATGTGAGATCAAATATTCCAAGCAGGAGCATTTCATTCCACAACATAATGAAGAAGAGGTGATTACTATGCGTACTCGTCAGATGACGAAACAACAATGTACCGAGGATGTCTTTAAAGGGATTGATGATACTAAAAGTAACGATGATAAG GAGTTCTTGAAGATTGAACCGATGATGTTTGTAGAAGTTGAACAAGCAAAAGAGGACGAAAGTGATGAATCGGATGAAGATGAAAATGAAGATGATGAAAATGAG tttaaaggCGAGGacataaaatgcaaaaaatttgtttccgAATTTCTAGCGTCTGAAGAAAACTATATTACTTTTATAGAGGCGTACAAAAAACAACCTCAGTTATGGAACTATAAACTCTATCCCGTTTTATGTACCCAAAAAGATCGGGCaatttatttcattgaaattgaaaaggaaATACAGGAACGATTAAATGTACAAATGTCACACGAATATGTTCGTGCAACAATTAGTAGTATTCGAATTAGGTACcgagaaaaatcgaaaaaattggCAGCCCGCAAAGAGAAGAAAGGGGAGAGCTCAGTGTTAAAATCTGTACCTACatggtattttgaaaaattgcaatttttagaACCCTTTCTAAGCAAGGAATCCATTTTTAAACTAGATCCAGAACTGCCAGATATGACGCAAGAGcaagtaataaaaataattcatatgTACAAAAAGTTACCGAATTTGTGGAACACAAACCTATTAGAGATATATTGCAAAAATAAACGAGAAGAATGCTTAAAGCAATTGGCGAAGGAGATACACGCGGAAGTCGGTTTGGAAGTCAGTGAATTTTCTTTGCAAAGATATTTAAATGAATTGCAAAAAAGTTTCTACAACGAAAAGGCTGAAGTGCTTCGAAATAAAGCGGACCCCCAAACAACACAATCTGTTTACTATAAAGAAATGGCTTTCCTTGATGACCATGTGGGACCTTTTAAATGCTCTCAGTGCGCTTGTAAATATCGAGGTCCGCTTCAATTGAAAGTACATACATTTCAAAAGCATAACGGTAAACGCTTGTCGTGTCCTGAATGTGGCAAGGAGTATGAACTGTTAGTACCATACATAACGCATGCCAGGCGTCATATGAACGACATGAGTGTAAAATGTCCTCAATgcgataaaatgtttttaaggCAAGGATATATGAAGGTACATTTGCGAACCCATACCGGAGATCGACCTTATTCCTGTGAAATATGTGGTGCTTCATTTTCGAATGCGACTGCCATACGCGAGCATAGAGAGAGACATAGCAaagaatttcaatttttttgtccgatttgctccAAAGGCTTTTACAgcaagaaaaatatgaaaaaacacATCCTTATACACTCAGATGTAAAGAAATATCCTTGCAATATTTGCGGAAAAGCCTTTAGAACCAGAATTGCTATGAGGAGTCATGAAACCAGTCACGAAAAAGGTCGTAAATATCCATGTCCAAAGTGTGGTAATATGTACAAGAATGAAAACAGTGTAGCTCAGCACATAAGAAAATCACATCGAGAACTTGTTAAAACTAATCCGTTTATCAATGACCATGTAGAAGAGGCAGAA ATGTGCCatgaaaccaaatttaatatccaatgcCTGTTTGAGGTGCATACAGCTGTTTCCTATAAACACAATTTTGTAAACAAACTCACTGAAC CAACAACCTCTTATAAAGCCATGGACTACAATTTGGACCTGAGAAATTGTGGAAAAATATTAAGAACTCCAACCCAATATCTTCTGCGATGTGGCGATTGCAATGAAGATTTCTATATCTTTGGGGACTTTATAACACATCATTCCAAGCTCCATTGTTTGCAGGATAAGGACGTTGATAGTCCAGACGAAGATGATGCCGAAGACTATTTGGATGAATGTGAGATCGAATACTGCAGTGAACTGAATGACATTCCTGAACATGATGCAGATGAAATGATTGGTACTCAAAGCCGTCATAGAATGAAACAACAATGCACCAAAGACATTTTTCAAGAAATTGCCGACGGCGAAAGCATTCATGACGag GAGTTCGTGAATATTGAGCCCATGCCTTTTATGGAAGATGAAAAAGCCAAGGAGAACGATAGTGCTGAATATTTTGAATCTGATGAAGATGGG ttcaAAGACGAGGACATTAAATGCAGAAAATTCGTTTCCGAATTTCTAGATTCCGAAGAAAACTATCTTGCTTTTATAGACGCCTATGAAAATCAACCCCGCTTATGGAACTATAAACTCTATCCCGTTTTATGTACAAAACAAGATCGAGCTGtatatttcgccgaaattgcaGAAGAAATACATAATCGACTGAATATACAAATGTCGGAAGATTACGTTCGTGCTATAATTTATCGTATTCGAACTAAGTACCgggaaaaatcgaaaaaattagcAGACCGCAAAGAACGAGAAGGAGGGAGTCCAAAGTTAGCAACCGTACCTACATggtattttcaaaaattgcaatttttagaGCCCTTCCTAAGCAAGGAGTCAATCTTTAAATTGGATCCAAAACTTCCAAATATGACACAGGAGCAAGTGATAGAATTAATTCATATGTACGAAATGTTTCCGAATTTATGGAACACAAACCTATTGGAGAATGTTTGCAAAAATAAACGAGATGAATCTTTAAAGCAGCTGGCGGCTGTGATACATTCAGAGACTGGTTTAGAGGTCAGTGAATTTTCTTTACAACGATACTTAAATGAATTACAAAAATGCTTCTACAACGAAAAGGCTAAAATGTTGCGAAGAAAAGTGGACTCACAAATCAATTCATCTATTTACTATAAGGAAATGTTCTTCCTGTATGACCACGTGGGACCATTTAAATGTCCTCAATGCCCTAGTAAATATCGAGGCCCACTGCTATTAAAAGTGCATAAAACACAAAAGCATAACGGTGATCGTTTGTCATGTCCCCAATGTGGCAAGCAATATGAGCAGTTGGAACCGTATATAACGCATGCCAGGCGGCACATGAACGACTTGAATGTGGAATGTCCTCAATgtgataaaatgtttttaagaAAAGCAGATATGAGAATACATTTGCGAACCCACACCGGAGATCGGCCTTATTCCTGTGAAATATGTGGTGCTACATTTTCGAATCCGACTGCTATACGAGAGCATAGAGAGAGACAtatcaaagaaataaaattccaTTGTCCG AAAATAGCAATGGAAAAATATGCGGACTATTTGAGATGTGGGGAGATATACAAATCTCCCTCGCATTCGAATAAAactccatatattttaaaatgCTATCAGTGTGCTGACATATTCCTATTGCTGGAGTCGTTCATATTTCATATCGAGGATTATTGCAATGCAGACCAACAAAATGATGCAGTCACTGTTGTCATAGATGAACAGCAAGAGCCAAAGGAAgatattgaaaatattgaagAATGTGAT gaTGCTTCGGTCATGGTAAAGAACGAACCTATCAAAGACATTGAGTATGAGGAAATCGTTATGGTAGAGGATAGTGGGAATGTATCTGTTACGCCAGAGGGAGGATCAAGTACAGATGATGCCGATGAGGGATGCGAAGGTTTCGTGGTCTATGAGATAGTGGATATAAGTGATGCTGAGAATGACAGT AAAAAACCCGCCGATAATCCTGTACCATCTTTCGTTTCAAAATTCATGGAATCACGTACAAATGTCATCGAACTAATAGCAATGTATAAGAGATTCTATTTGAATAGTGGATCAGCAATAAGCACAGGATTAAAATTGGAACCGCATGATTTAGAAAAGCTAACTGTAAACTTCAATGCCAAGCGTCGTTTGAATCTTACTTCGTCACAAATTGGTGCCATCATTTATCATTTGCACCATGAATACAGCCAATATCTAAAGGATACAAACGATAACAAAGGATCGGATACTACTAGTAAGCCTTCTTGGTATTTtcagtttttgaattttttagacACGACCAAAGAGAAAAGCTTATATGAAATCGAAGACTATCCTACGAAGTTGTCTAAAGACATAATTCTAAAAATTCTAGATATATATAAGGACTTTCCTCAGTTATGGGACACAGAATTAGTCGAATATTGTTGCAATAATAAACGACGTGAAGCTCTTGAGGCAATGTTGGAAGCTCTTAAAGCGAAAATAGCCTTAAAACTGAATCTGAACTCACTGAAAAAGTATTTGCAATCCATTCATAGCTTTTaccagaaagaaaagaaaaatcataTGAGCGGCACGGAATTCACACTGCCGTCGTCAGAGATATCCCATAAAGATATGGAATTTCTCTCAGCTCATGTGGGTCCCTTTCAATGTCCATATTGTGATGTCGAAATAAAATGCCCTTTCTCATTGAAAATACATAAATTTAGTTCCCATGGTGGATGCATACCTTTTAACTGTTCCCTGTGTCGCAAGCAATTCCGTACTTCAAACCTGTACATATATCACGCCAAATGGCATATGAATGACTTAACTATTGAGTGTAAGCTAtgcaataaaaagtttattaacgCATCCGAACTGAAAACACATATGGTTTCCCATAACCAGCAGAAGAGTTTCAAATCACTGCAACCTGATCTCAAGTCCACAAATATGTCAACAACTGACGTCGCTAATAA